Genomic DNA from Peribacillus simplex NBRC 15720 = DSM 1321:
GAAACCATGCGCAAAGCTGGTGTACCGATCGTTCCAGGTTCTAAAGGCATAATTAAAGATACGGATGAGGGTGTAGCCCTAGCTAATGAAATGAGCTATCCAGTCATCATCAAAGCTACTGCCGGCGGAGGCGGTAAAGGTATCCGCGTCGCAAGGACGGAAGAAGAACTCATTAAAGGAATTAACATCACGCAACAGGAAGCCGCGACGGCATTTGGGAATCCTGGCGTGTATATTGAAAAGTTCATCGAGGACTTCCGTCACGTTGAAATACAGGTCATGGCAGATAATCATGGCAACGCCATCCATTTAGGTGAGCGTGATTGTACGGTTCAGCGACGTTTGCAAAAACTTGTTGAAGAAACCCCGTCACCAGCATTGGATGGTGAAACACGTGCGGAAATGGGGCAGGCTGCAGTAACGGCTGCACTTGCCGTTAACTATTCAGGTGCCGGAACAGTAGAATTTATTTATGACTATGTGAATAGAAAATACTACTTTATGGAAATGAATACACGTATTCAGGTTGAACACCCAGTTACAGAAATGGTAACGGGCGTGGATTTGATTAAAGAACAGATCAAAGTTGCTTCAGGTAACAAACTATCGCTTTCGCAAGAGGATGTCACTTTTAACGGTTGGTCTATCGAATGCCGGATCAATGCGGAAAATCCAGAAAAGAATTTCATGCCTTCCGCGGGTAAGATTCAAATGTATTTACCGCCAGGCGGCTACGGAGTTCGTGTGGATTCCGCGGCATACCCTGGGTACTCGATACCGCCATATTACGATTCCATGATCGCTAAATTGATCGTCCATGCACCGACTAGAGAAGAGGCGATCGAGAAGATGAAACGCGCCTTAGGTGAGTTTGTCATTGAAGGGATCAGTACCACAATTCCTTTCCATATTAAGTTACTTCAGCATGAACAATTTGTTTCCGGGGAATTTAATACCAAATTCCTTGAAATATATGATGTAATGAACTCATAATGTAAAGGAAGACAGGAGGTGCTTTTGAATGAGTGAAATGGAAGGCCAATTACTTGAAATGAATGATTATAATAGTGGGCTTGGCAAAGTGGAGATCGCGCCTGAGGTGATAGAGGTGATTGCGGGTATCGCTGCATCGGAAGTTGAAGGTGTTGCACATATGCGCGGGAATTTCGCTACTGGTGTTGTTGAAAAGCTTGGTAAAAAGAACCACGGCAAAGGTGTTAAAGTGGACTTAACGGGAGAATCCATCAAAGTCGAACTTTATTGTGTCATGAAGTTTGGTGTTTCAATTCCGAAAGTTGCTCAGGAAGTGCAAGATAACATTCGTGAAGCTTTGTTGAATATGACCGCTATCGACGCTGGCGAAGTGAACATTCATGTAGTGGGCATTGCGTTTGAAAACGCTAAACAAGAAGCGGATTACGAACAAGAAGTGTAAGTGGCTACATTCGATTCACACCTGCAAAAACCCGGCAAAAAGCCGGGTTTTTGTTTTTTTTGAATTTATACTTCCCTGATACCCCGCTTATGGAGCCTGCTTATAATATTAAATATAAATGAACATAATAAGGCGGTGT
This window encodes:
- a CDS encoding Asp23/Gls24 family envelope stress response protein; amino-acid sequence: MEGQLLEMNDYNSGLGKVEIAPEVIEVIAGIAASEVEGVAHMRGNFATGVVEKLGKKNHGKGVKVDLTGESIKVELYCVMKFGVSIPKVAQEVQDNIREALLNMTAIDAGEVNIHVVGIAFENAKQEADYEQEV
- the accC gene encoding acetyl-CoA carboxylase biotin carboxylase subunit, with the protein product MIKKVLIANRGEIAVRIIRACKELGIETVAVYSEADKEALHVQIADEAYCIGPKLSKDSYLNTTNIISTAKKTGSDAIHPGYGFLAENADFAELCRECNIIFIGPSPEAINKMGTKDVARETMRKAGVPIVPGSKGIIKDTDEGVALANEMSYPVIIKATAGGGGKGIRVARTEEELIKGINITQQEAATAFGNPGVYIEKFIEDFRHVEIQVMADNHGNAIHLGERDCTVQRRLQKLVEETPSPALDGETRAEMGQAAVTAALAVNYSGAGTVEFIYDYVNRKYYFMEMNTRIQVEHPVTEMVTGVDLIKEQIKVASGNKLSLSQEDVTFNGWSIECRINAENPEKNFMPSAGKIQMYLPPGGYGVRVDSAAYPGYSIPPYYDSMIAKLIVHAPTREEAIEKMKRALGEFVIEGISTTIPFHIKLLQHEQFVSGEFNTKFLEIYDVMNS